The DNA window TTATCAAGTAGTGGTCACAAAACAATTTGTCAatgacatttccacaaaattTCAAAAGAATTAcgaaagaaaatgagaacatACTATTAACAAATGAATACATCCATATAACAACAGTGATGGTACCTACTCGTCTTGTGTTCATTATGACATTGTAGTGTAAAGGACAACAGATAGCGACATATCTGTCATAGGCCATGGCTGCTAAACTACAAAACTCAATGGAAGCACATGTGGTAAGACAATAAATCTGCAGAAAACACCACGGCAAGGTCACTTCATGGGTGTCTGAAAACatatgtgacatcacaagaggATACACTACTGTGCTTACAAAAATTTCATTTGCAAGCAAATTACACAGTAAAATGTACATCGGCTCATGTAACTTTTTGTCCAAAAATATGACCATGATAACAGCTGCGTTATTGACACATATGGAGAGGTACCATAACAGCATTAT is part of the Acanthopagrus latus isolate v.2019 chromosome 9, fAcaLat1.1, whole genome shotgun sequence genome and encodes:
- the LOC119026079 gene encoding olfactory receptor 11A1-like; protein product: MENSTEVLSFVLAAYGNIGELKYLYFCIMLLWYLSICVNNAAVIMVIFLDKKLHEPMYILLCNLLANEIFVSTVVYPLVMSHMFSDTHEVTLPWCFLQIYCLTTCASIEFCSLAAMAYDRYVAICCPLHYNVIMNTRRVGTITVVIWMYSFVNSMFSFSFVILLKFCGNVIDKLFCDHYLIIKLACSVSVVNKVSDLLHAFVTIVIPFSLILVSYMKILIVCLNTSEESWQKAVTTCTPQIFSLSGLFIGFIFHFVTSKFNATLQSDKVKSFFTLSLLIYQPMLTPILYGLNLPKIKQSLKRFLFDRK